A region of the Roseovarius nanhaiticus genome:
GGGGCACAGCGATCGCTGGATGAGCGGCTGCCCGTGGGGCGGCGCTGCAACGGCTGAACGGCGCAGTTTATACCTGCAATGCAACTACAATATTTGCGGCGCACATCCTTGCCAAAGCGCCAGCCCGCCCGAACGGGCAGGCGCTCGTCCGGCGCGTTCGGCGCTATTCGGACGACAAACAGCCTTCTGCCTTGCCATCGTTGCGCGCCTCCAGCCACGCTGCTGCACCGCGCCCGGCATGCAGGCCCGTCGCAAGGCAGGCGGTGATCAGATAGCCGCCTGTCGGCGCCTCCCAGTCCAGCATCTCGCCCGCGGCGAAGGTGCCGGGGCGATCCCTCAGCATCAACGTGCCGTCCAGCGCATCGAGGCGCAGACCGCCCGCCGTGGAGATCGCCTGATCCATCGGCAGCGGGCCTTGATGCGTGACGGGCAGGGCCTTGATCAAAGGCGCCAGATCGGCGGGCAGGGGGCGCACGAACTCCATCAGCAGGGCTTGCTTTTCCGGCGTCCATTTCAGCGCCTTTCGCAGGTGGTTCGCCATGCTTTGCTTGCCCCGCTTGCGGGTGAGGCGCTGGCGAATCTCCTCGGTGGTCAGATCCGGCATGAGGTCCAGCGTCAGCGGCGCGCCGCCCCGCACAGCGCGCGAGACCTCATAAATGCCGCCGCCCTCGATGCCCGCGCGGCTGATCACGATCTCGCCGCGCGAGGCCGTGTCTTTGGCGTGCAGCGCGATGCCCTTCACGGGCTGGCCGATATGCCGCTCCATATGGGCCGACCAATCCACCGCAAAACCCATATTCGCCGGCTGAAACGGCACCACCTTGTCCAGCAGATGCGCGGCCCAGGCGCCGTCCGATCCCAGCCGCGCCCAACTGGCCCCGCCGCAGGCCAGCACCGTCGCGCGTGGCGTCAGGCGCCGCAGCCCCTCGGGCGTTTCCATCAGCACCGCATCGCCGTCCCAACCCTGCCAGCGCCAGCGCCGCATGATGCGCACGCCCAAACCGTCCAGCCGCGCGAGCCATGCGCGCAAAAGGGGCGATGCCTTCATGGCTTCGGGGAAAACGCGGCCCGTCGAGCCGGTAAAAAGCGGCTGGCCCAGACCGCGGGCCCAGTTTTGGACGTCTTCGGAATCGAATGCGCGCAAGACCTCCTCAAGAGGCGCCGCGCAATCGCCATAAGCGGTTAGAAAAGCCTCAATCCCTTCGGCCTTCGTCAGGTTCAGGCCCGACTTGCCAGCCATTAGGAATTTGCGGGCGGGCGAGGGCTTGGCCTCGGCCACCAGCACCGAATGGCCCGCGCCTGCCAGCGCCTCGGCGGCCATCAGCCCGGCGGGGCCCGCGCCGATCACCAGCGCGTCGGGTGCGTTTTCAGCTGTCATATCCTTGCCTCCGCGCGGCGTTGCGCCACCCTCTTGGACCGGAGCCGCCAGAGGAGCAAGCGATAGAGGACACCATCCCAATATGCCCGATCTGCCTGCGGCCCATCCCGCCGGACGCCAAGCAGAGCCTGCATCACCTGACGCCCAAGTTGAAGGGCGGCAAGGGCGGGCCGGTCGTGCTGGTCCATCAGATCTGCCATAACGAGATCCACGCGACACTCAGCGAGGCGGAATTGGCGCGCGAGTACAATACGCCCGAAGCACTGCGCGCGCATCCGCGTCTTGCGAAATTCATCGCCTGGGTGCGCAAGCGCCCGCCGACGTTTCATTCAAAGACGCCCAAGCGGCTGCGCAAGCGCAAGTGATCAATCGCCGCGCGCGCCTTCCCGGACGGTGTCGATCATCAGCTGCACATTCGCAGGATCCGCATCCGGCGTGATGCCATGCCCGAGGTTGAAGATATGCGGGCCGCCCCGAAGGGCGCGGGTGATGGCCCGCGTCTCGCGCACCAGATCGTCGCCGCCCGTGACCATGTGCCGCGAGGCCAGATTGCCCTGCACACAGCCGCCGGTCTGCACATTTTCGGCCACCCACGCCGCATCGACCGAGTCGTCGACCGCAACGCAATCGGCGCCCGTGGCCGCATGAAAGCCGATGTAGTTGTCCCCTGCCTGACGCGGGAAGGCGATGATGGGTGTATCCGGATGACGGGCCTTGAGCGCCGCGATGATCTCGCGCGTCGGCTCCAGCGCATAGCGTTGGAAATCGGGGCCTTTCAGCGATCCCGCCCAGCTGTCGAAAATCTTGACGACTTCGGCGCCTGCTTCGATCTGCGCACTCAGATATTCGATCGTTGCCGCCGTGATCCGCGTCATCAGTTCATCGAACACCTCGGGGTGCGTGCCCTTCAGCGCGTGCGCCGGACCTTGATCGGGCGTGCCCTTGCCCGCGATCATGTAGGTGGCCACGGTCCAGGGCGCGCCGGCAAAGCCGATCAGCGTCGTCTCCTTCGGCAGGGCCGAGGCCAGGTTGCGCACCGTCTGGTAGATGGGCGAGAGCGTCTCGTGGATGTCTTCCACCGGGCGCAGCTGTGCCAGCTCGGCCTCGCCGGTGATCGTGCTCAGGCGCGGGCCCTCGCCGGTGACGAACCACAGATCCGCACCCAAAGCCTGCGGCACCAGAAGGATATCGGCAAAGAGGATCGCGGCATCAAAGCCATAGCGCCGGATCGGTTGCAGCGTCACTTCGGTTGCCAGATCCGGGTTGTAGCAAAGCGACAGGAAATCCCCGGCCTCGGCGCGTGTCGCCTTGTATTCGGGCAGGTAGCGGCCCGCCTGCCGCATCATCCAGATCGGCGGCGTCGGCAGTGTCTCGCCCGCCAGGGCGCGCAGAATCGTCTTGGTAGGTTTGGGGCTGGCCATGATACGTCCTCTTCTTTGCAAGTTTGGTCGCGTCCGAGGCCGCAGAAGTCAAGCGCGGCGTCTATTGCCCTGCGCGAAAAGCCTGATTACACGTGGCTTATGACATTGCAATTGCCCACTCCGATGGCCCCGCTGAAACTGGGCACGCGCGGCTCGCCGCTCGCGCTTGCCCAAGCCAATGAGACGCGCGCGCGTCTTGCTGGTGCTTTCGATCTGCCCTTCGAGGCGTTCGAGATCGTGGTGATCAAGACGACCGGGGATCGCATCATCGACCGCCCGCTGAAAGAGATTGGCGGCAAGGGCCTTTTCACCCGCGAGATCGAGGACGCGCTTCTGTCCGGTGGGATCGACATTGCGATCCATTCGATGAAGGACATGCCGACGCTGCAGCCCGAGGGGCTGCTGCTGGACACCTACCTGCCGCGCGAGGATGTGCGCGACGGGTTCGTCTCGCCCGGCTATGCCACGCTGGCCGACCTGCCCGAAGGGTCAAAGGTGGGCACTTCTTCCTTGCGGCGCCGCGCGCAGGTGCTGGTGGCCTATCCGCATCTGGAAGTCGTTGAATTTCGCGGCAATGTGCAGACCCGCCTGAAGAAACTGGAAGAGGGTGTGGCCACCTGCACCTTCCTCGCCATGGCGGGGCTCAATCGACTGGACCGCGCGGATGTGGCGCAAAGCGCGCTCGACCCGTCGGTGATGCTGCCCGCCATCGCGCAGGGCGCCATCGGGATCGAGCGGCGCAGCGATGACAGTCGCGCCGCCGAGATGCTGAGCGCGCTGCATCACAAGGAGACGGGCCAGCGCCTTGCGGCGGAGCGCGCGTTTCTGGCCGCGCTCGATGGCTCGTGCGAGACGCCCATCGCGGGCCTCGCCGAGCTGGACGGCGGCACGCTGCACCTGCGCGGCGAAGTGCTGCGCCCCGACGGCTCGCAATCCATCAAGGACGCGCGCAGCGCGCCCATCGAGGATCGCGCCGAGCTGGGCCGTGCGATGGCGGCGGACATGCTGCGCGAGGCCGGGCCGGGGTTCTTCGACTGGCGTGAGTAGCTACTGGGCTGGCCGCATGTCCTTGAGCGCGAGTAGCGCCGCGGCGGCCAGCATCAGGGTGCCGCAAATCTTGTTCACCAGACCGAAACGCGCGCCGCGCAATGCGCCCGCCGACCGCGCGCCCAGCCAGCCCCAGAGCATCAGTATCACGCCATCCACGACCAGATAGGTCGCGCCGAGAATGGCCAGCTGTGGCAGCACCTGCGCGGCGGGGTCGATGAATTGCGGGAAAAGCGCGCCGAAGAACACGACGGCAAACGGGTTGGCCATCGAGGTGAGGAAGCCTTGGCGGTAGAGCCGCGCGGCGCTGTTCTTTGCTGGTTTCGCATCCATCGAGCTCTCTTTCGACAGGATCAGTTGCAGCCCGATCCACGCCAGATAGGCGACGCCCAGCCATTTGATCAGGGCAAAGGCCGTGGCCGAGGTGGCGATGATTGCGGCAAGACCGAAGGCTGCCGCGGTCATCTGGATCGCATTCGCGCTCAGATCGCCGAATACCGTCCAGAGGCTGCGCCGCACCCCGTGCCGGATGGAATTCGAGATGATCAAGAGCTGGCTCGTGTCAGGCGGCGTGGCAAAGAAAACGGCGACGGCAGCGAGATAGAGCAGGTAGGTCTCGAGGCTCATCGCAGATATCCTTTCCGGATCACTCCACCGCGCGGATCAGCTTGCGCTCCAATACCCGCAGCACCTGGCGCAGATCGGCGCCGCGCTTCAATATCTGCCCGTCCATGCCGATCACGGCGTATTGGCCCTGTTTGCAACGCAGCTTGGGGCGCTTTTCGATGCGGTAAAGCGGGTGCTCGGCGGTGCGGCGGAACACGGAAAAGACCGCGACCTCGCGCAGGCTGGAGATGCCGTAGTCGCGCCATTCGCCCGCCGCCACCATGCGCCCGTAGAGCGACAGGATCACGCCCAGCTCGGTGCGGTGAAACGCGACCTGATCGGGCGCGGCAAAGCTGGGGGAGGGCGATTGGTAACTCATACTTTCAGAGTTGCGCCGAAATCAGTCCAGATCAAGCCTTAAGCCCGGATCATGCGAATTGCCCCTGGCAGAACCAGCCCGAGCTGAGCGCCGCGCCATGCGCGTAAAAGAGCCACAGCCGCGCGCCACCTTGCGTCACCACATGCCAATAGTCGCGCACGCCGCTGCGCCATTCGGGATCATCGAGCCACCATTCGGGCGCGATCCGCTCGGGGCCTGTCGCATCCGCCAGCGCGTGATCCTGCCCGCGCCAGCGAAACGTGGCAGGCGGGCGGGGCGTGTCGGGCGCCGTGACCAGCTCGGGCCGCCACAGCAGCAGGGGGCGCGGGCCGGGGGGCAGGGGCCAGGCGCCTGCCGCGGCAGGCTCGGACCAGGCGGCGGGCTGCACCGTGCTGCATTTCTCGGGGATATGGCTGCTGGCAGGATGGCGCCGTGTGATGGCATCAAGACCCACACGCGCGCCGATCCGCCCAATCAGATCCTCGAGCGCGGTGTCGCGGCCCGCCCGCTCGCGCGCGGCGCGGCCCGCGTCCAGATGCCCAGCGGGGCGGGCCGCATAGATCGGCTCGACCTGCGTGGCCTCCAATCGCAGGATGTCGATGCCGTATCCTGCGTCCAGATCGTCCAGTTTCATCGCCAAGAGGGGCGTGATGCGGTCCGGCTGATCGGCGGGGCGCGCAAGGCCGATCTGCACCCAGCCTGCCGTGCCGTCCGCGCGGTATGCCTCCAGCCGGATGGCGCGCGCGCCTTGCCCCTTGGCGCGCAAGAGATCGCACAGGCGCGGGATGAGGCGCGCCAGCGCCGCCTCGACATCCTCGCGCAGGCCGATCGGGTCCGGCAGGCTGAGCCGCGTGGCAAAGCGCGGCGGCGCGGCCTGGGGCGAGACAGGCTCGGGCACCGCGCCCAGGGCCTGATCCATCCGCATCAGCAGACCCTTGCCAAAGCGCCGCGCCAGCGGCCCGCGCGGTTGGCCCGTCAGATCGCCGATGCGGCGCAGGCCAAGCCGCGCCAGCGCCGCCGCCGTATCGCCATCGAGGCGCAGCGCGGTGACGGGCAGGGGGGCCAGCGCCTGCCGCGTCATGCCGGGCGCGGCGATGCGCGGCGCGCTGCCTTGGCCCTGCGTGCCCGGGGAATTGCCGGGCGCGGTGCCGCCCCGCTCCCAATGGCGGCGCTTGGCGGCGCGGGACCGGGTCGCGCGCGCCTCCTGGTCGATCGCATCGCCCGAGCGGTCATGCACCACGCCGCGCCCGGCATAGCGCGCCAGCGCCCAGGCCGCGCCGGGCGTATCGGCCAGGCCGCATTCCGCATGCACGCCCAGATCGGCGGCATCCTGCAGCACCGTAGCCATCAGCGCCGCCTCGCCGCCGAAAAGATGTGTGCAGCCGGTGACATCCAGCATCAGCGCATCGGGCGGCTGCGCGGCGACCCAGGGGCTGTAGCGCCCGGCCCAGCGGGTCAGCGCATTCAGAAACGACGCCTCGGCATGCGGGTTCTGTACCCGCGTGATCAGCCCCGCGCACATCGCATGCGCATCGCGCGCGGGCTGTCCCACCCTCAGCCCCGCCGCCGTGGCCAGCGGGCAGAGCGATGAGATCACCTGCATCTGCCCCGTCTCCTCCAGCACGGCAAAAGGCGCGCCGTGCTGGTCGCCAAGACGGCGCAGCAGGCGGTCGGCCCCGAGGCGGGGAAACCAGACGGAGAGGATTCGGCGGGCGGGCATGGCAGTGCTTTGTTCGCTATTTGTTCACTTTTCTATAGCGAGGGAAAAGCCGAGTCGAGTCCGCGCAGCGCCCATTGCCACGTCACCATGTCACGACATCACATCACGGACGCGCTGAACTCACCCGCACCAGATGCGCGTGATCCGGCCTCGGCCATCCGTATCCACGTTCAGCCGGGCGGGATTGTAATCCATCGTCATCGCCATATCCGGCCCGATGATGCGCACCGCGCGCCCCGGTGCGCTGAAATCGAACGCGCTCTGCGCCTTGCCGATGCGGTCCGAATAGCCCGTCGCGCCGCAGCTGTCGGAGGCCGCCGGTGTAAAGACCGCCTGCGCGCCGCGCGGCCCGTCCGGCGCACCGCCGCCGCATGCGGCCAGTGCCAGCGCAGCGGGCAGGATAAAGGTGGAAAGATTCGGGCGAGGCATGGCATCCTCCTGAGATTGCGAAGCCCAGCGTCGCCTACTGGCCCCAAGGTTTCAAGCCCCTTGCCTTTGGCGCATTGAAACACCCGGCCATTTCGCCCAAACTCTGCACAACCGACAAAACAGCAAGGACAGCATCATGCGCACCACAGCCGCCGTGGCCCTCGAGGCCGGAAAACCCATGGAAATCATGGAAGTGAACCTCGATGGCCCGAAAAAGGGCGAGGTTCTGGTCGAGATAAAGGCGACCGGCCTGTGTCACACCGATGATTTCACCCTCTCGGGCGCCGACCCCGAGGGCGCGTTCCCGGCGATCCTCGGCCATGAGGGCGCGGGCGTCGTCGTCGAGGTGGGCGAGGGTGTCACCTCGCTGGATGTGGGCGATCATGTCATCCCGCTCTACACGCCCGAATGCCGCGAGTGCGAGTATTGCCTTAACCCCAAGACGAACCTCTGCCAGTCGATCCGTTCGACCCAAGGGCAGGGCGTCATGCCCGACGGGACCAGCCGCTTTTCCATGCTCGATGGCACGCCGATCCTGCATTACATGGGCTGCTCGACCTTCTCGAACCATACCGTCCTGCCCGAGATCGCGCTGGCCAAGGTCCGCAAGGACGCGCCTTTTGACAAGATCTGCTATATCGGCTGCGGCGTGACCACCGGCATCGGCGCCGTCATCAACACCGCCAAGGTGGAACTCGGCAGCCGCGCCATCGTCTTCGGCCTTGGCGGCATCGGCCTCAACGTCATCCAGGGCCTGCGCATGGCGGGTGCGAGCCAGATCGTCGGCGTCGATATCGACCCGCAAAAGGTCGAGATGGCCAAGCGGTTCGGCATGACCGATTTCGTCAACCCGAACGAAGTGAAGGGCGATTTGGTCGGCCACCTGGTCGAGCTGACGGGCGGCGGCGGCGACTACACGTTCGACGCCACCGGCAACGTGGGCGTGATGCGCACAGCTTTGGAGGCGTCGCACAAGGGCTGGGGCGAAAGCGTCATCATCGGCGTCGCCCCTGCGGGCGCCGAGATCGCCACGCGCCCCTTCCAGCTGGTCACGGGCCGCACATGGAAAGGCACGGCCTTCGGCGGCGCGCGGGGCCGGACGGATGTGCCCAAGATCGTCGACTGGTACATGGACGGCAAAATCGAGATCGACCCCATGATCACCCACATCCTCAAGCTGGAAGAGATCAACAAGGGCTTCGATATGATGCACGCGGGCGAAAGCATCCGGAGTGTGGTGGTTTACTAAAGCTCCGCCCGAATTGCTCTGATTTCAGGGGCGGCCCGCAATGGCCGCCCTTGGTGTTTCAAAGCGCAGGAGGATGAAGGAAAAATACGGGTCAATCTCCGCTTTCAGCCCTTGATGCCAGAGCGGCGCCTTGCGCAACGGCCCGCTCTCACGGGTCAGCCGCTTACCATGCCAGCAATCATTGCACCGAGCGCAACGAGATGGACCAGCATCAGGGCCTTGTCGTTCCACATGGCGCCGACGGCAAACCATCCCAACACGCCGATGATGAACAGGTACAGGTTCCACGGCGTCCATCCGAACCCTGTCGCCGTGTAGCCCATGATCTGGATGATCGATGCGCCCCATTTGACCAAGAAAACCATGCGGTCAAATTGAGGGCGTGCGACGATCGCATCACACGGCACGGGTCAATCCCCCGTCAATACGCAGGTTTTGGCCCGTGATGTAGCCGCCACCGTCTGAGGCCAGAAGTGAAATCACCGACGACACTTCCTGCGCGCGCCCATACCGTCCCAACGGAATGCGCGCGCGGCGATCTTCGGTTTCGGGGAGGCTGTCGATAAATCCCGGCAAGACGTTGTTCATGCGGATGTTGTCAGCCGCGTATTTATCGGAATAAAGCTTGGTGAATGCGGCAAGACCCGCCCGGAAGACGCCCGAAGTCGGGAAGAGCGGATCAGGCTCAAACGCGGCAAAAGTCGAGATATTGATGATCGTGCCGCCGCCCTGCGCCTGCATGAGAGCGGTGACAAGCCGCGTCGGCCGGATGACGTTGAGCAGGTAGACTTCCATGCCCGCATGCCAATCTTCATCCGAGATTTCGAGCACCGGCCCTTTGGGTCCATGGCCTGCGGAGTTGACCAGAACGTCGACACGGCCCCAGCGGTCAACGGCGCCCTGAACCAATGCGGACACGTCATCGGGGTTGGTGTTGGACCCGGTGACGCCAAAGCCGCCTAACTCAACGCCGAGCGCTTCGCCTTTGCCCGACGAAGAGAGGATGCCCACAGCGAATCCGTCGGCGGCCAGCTGGCGGGCGGCCTCTGCGCCCATTCCACTGCCGCCTGCGGTAATTAGTGCTACTTTTTCTACTGACATTTTTCTCTCCATCTCTACTTTGATCTATTATTACCAGAAATAATCGGATCCATCTCCTGAGAATTCATGCTTCATGCCTGTAGGAAATCTATCGCCAAATGTCACAACTCCCTCCCCTCAACGGTCTGCGCGCATTTGATGTGGCTGGCAGGTTCCTGAATTTTCAAGCTGCTGCCGATGAACTGGGTGTCACCCAAGGTGCCGTCGCACAACAGGTGCGCCAGCTTGAGGCGCATTTGGGAGTGCCCTTGTTCGAAAGACTGCCCAAGGGATTGGCGTTCACGTCGGCGGGGCGGAGCTATCACATGAATGTCGCAACCGCGTTCGAGGCGCTTCGCAGTGCAACAAGCCAACTCAAGCCAGAACATGGCAAAGTCCTTGTCAGTGTCACCCCGACATTCGCCGCAAAATGGCTGATTCCCAATTTGCCTGACTTCTCTGCCAGGCACCCCGAGATCGACCTGCGCATTCTGGCAACCGAAAAGGTTTCAAGCTTTCACGGTGACGGGATTGACTTGGCGGTAAGGCAGGGAAAGCCACCCTTTGGTGCCTCCCTCGACGCCCACCTTCTGTTTCGTCAGGAGGTGATCGCAGTGGCGTCGCCAAGGTTTGTGGACGGGCACAGTTTACCCGTCAGCCCAGAGGTTTTGTCATCCGTTCTCAAGCTGCACGATTCGCATGATCTGTGGCCAGACTTTCTGAGACTGCTGAACATCGAGGATAAGGCAGGTCGTGGACTGCGCCTAAGCCAAACGTCCCTGGCTGTGGATGCGGCCCTATTTGGTCAAGGCGTGGCGCTGGTAAGCCGCTTTCTTGTTGCTGCGGAACTCGAAGCCGGGCGATTGGTCCAGGTTACTCCGCAAATCCTGCCCGGCGAACAGAATTTCTACCTGCTTGCCGGGCGCAAATCCAGGCAGAACCCCGCGATCGATGCAGTGGTGGCGTGGTTTCTGGAGCGAGCTGAAAAAGCGCCCTGTCCTGACTGAGCCGACGCAAGGCCACCGATGGCGACCGACGGGGCAATTGCTATCAAGATGCCTTTTGTCACGCAGAGCCGATGTCCCCACCTCGCAGTATCAACGCCAAGCACTTCGTCCCGACGCGGCATTATGCCGTCTCCCTGACTGCGCAAGGCGTGTCCTCGTTCAACTCTGCGTCCGAGTCGATCATCCCTTGTGCCACGCCCGGAAAGGCATAGTTTCCCAGCCAAGCGCATCGCAAAAGGAGCGACCGACATGACCGACGATACCTACACGCCGCCGAAAGTCTGGACATGGGACGCCGAGAGCGGCGGAAAATTTGCCTCGACGAACCGCCCCATCGCGGGCGCCACCCATGACAAGGAACTGCCAGTGGGCAAGCATCCTTTTCAGCTTTATTCGCTGGCGACCCCGAATGGCGTCAAGGTCACGGTGATGTTCGAAGAGCTGCTCGAGGCCGGCCATGACGCCGAATATGACGCGTGGCTCATCGACATCGGCGAGGGCGACCAATTCGGCAGCGGCTTTACCGAGATCAACCCGAACTCCAAGATCCCCGCGCTGCTCGACCGCTCGCGCGAGACGCCCGTGCGGGTGTTTGAATCGGGTTCGATCCTGATGCACCTGGCCGAGCGCTACGGCGCCTTCCTGCCCGCGTCAGGCGCGGCGCGCACCGAAGTGCTCAACTGGCTTTTCTGGCAGATGGGTAGCGCGCCCTATCTGGGCGGCGGATTTGGCCATTTCTACCACTACGCGCCTGAAAAATGGGAATACCCCATCAACCGCTTCGCGATGGAGACCAAGCGCCAGCTCGACGTGCTGGACCGCCAACTGGCCACGCGCGAGCATATTGCCGGCGACGCCTACAGTATCGCCGACATCGCCATCTGGCCTTGGTACGGCAATCTCGCGCTTGGTCGGCAATATGGCGATGCCGGGACGTTTCTGGATGTCGAAAGCTACGAGAACGTCCAGCGATGGGCCAAGGCGATCGACGCGCGCGCCGCCGTTCAGCGGGGCCGCATGGTCAACCGCAGCTTTGGCGAGCCGGAGAGCCAGCTGCACGAGCGGCACAGCGCCGCCGATTTCGAGACGCAGACTCAGGACAAGATCGGCAAGAGTGGCTGATCGTCAGCCATCGGCGCGGGTCAATGTCACGCCCGCGCCGCGCTTGCGTACGGGCACATCGGCCCGCAGCTTCCAATTATACTTGGTATCGCTGCGCACGTGGTCCCAATGCAGCGTGCCGCCCGTGCGCCACGGATCCAGCACGATGCCCGTGCGCCAATCGGCGCCGCGCGCGTAAACGACGGCGGTCGAGTGCTCCAGAAGGAATGGATTGTCGGCATTGGCCACCAGCCGATTGAACTGCAGCGTGGCGAAACGGGCGTGGGTCATGCGGGTCTGGATATCGCGTGCCCAGTGATAGCAGAGGCCGCGCTCTTTCAAACCGACATTGACCTTGGCGTTATGCA
Encoded here:
- the yghU gene encoding glutathione-dependent disulfide-bond oxidoreductase: MTDDTYTPPKVWTWDAESGGKFASTNRPIAGATHDKELPVGKHPFQLYSLATPNGVKVTVMFEELLEAGHDAEYDAWLIDIGEGDQFGSGFTEINPNSKIPALLDRSRETPVRVFESGSILMHLAERYGAFLPASGAARTEVLNWLFWQMGSAPYLGGGFGHFYHYAPEKWEYPINRFAMETKRQLDVLDRQLATREHIAGDAYSIADIAIWPWYGNLALGRQYGDAGTFLDVESYENVQRWAKAIDARAAVQRGRMVNRSFGEPESQLHERHSAADFETQTQDKIGKSG